From a single Hypanus sabinus isolate sHypSab1 chromosome 7, sHypSab1.hap1, whole genome shotgun sequence genomic region:
- the lrpap1 gene encoding alpha-2-macroglobulin receptor-associated protein isoform X1: protein MAVALLRWVLLAGGLMVVRPQAAEKYSRYKNEEAVAAGKTGNEFRIAKLNQVWDKAQRLQLSPVKMAELHSDLKIQEKDELHWKKLKVEGLDEDGEKEARLRQNLNVILTKYKLDGRKDPKPSESNYIRESDSKNDVFDDPKLEKLWNKATTSGKFNDEEVEKLRREFLHHQDKIEEYHILREAVSRSEDIRENVISPLESHMKEDLLHTKHAELKNKHRNVQESFQRLRKLIHQGYDGDSEFSEPRVLELWDMAKRSNFSDDELDSIKEELKHFETKIEKHQHYQEQLDLSHQKLKHVESIGDKEHLSRNKEKYKMLTEKTKELGYKVKKHMQDLLARLSRGGLNHNEL, encoded by the exons ATGGCGGTGGCTTTGCTGCGGTGGGTGCTGTTGGCAGGCGGATTAATGGTGGTCCGGCCGCAGGCGGCCGAGAAATATTCTCGGTACAAGAATGAGGAGGCAGTCGCGGCGGGGAAGACGGGGAACGAATTTAGAATCGCCAAACTCAACCAGGTTTGGGACAAGGCGCAGCGG CTCCAGTTATCTCCAGTAAAAATGGCTGAGCTTCACAGTGACTTGAAGATCCAGGAGAAAGATGAACTGCACTGGAAGAAGTTAAAGGTCGAGGGTCTCGATGAGGAtggtgagaaggaagcaaggctGCGTCAAAACCTTAATG TCATCCTCACAAAGTACAAACTCGATGGGCGAAAGGATCCCAAGCCTTCAGAATCAAATTACATCAGAGAATCAGATTCTAAAAATGATGTATTTGATGATCCAAAACTAGAGAAGTTATGGAATAAG GCAACAACATCTGGAAAGTTTAATGATGAAGAAGTTGAAAAACTGCGGCGTGAAtttctccatcaccaggacaAGATTGAGGAGTATCACATCCTGAGAGAGGCTGTCAGCAGGAGTGAAG ATATACGTGAGAATGTGATCAGTCCTTTGGAATCCCATATGAAGGAAGATTTACTACACACCAAGCATGCAGAGTTAAAGAATAAGCACCGTAATGTCCAAGAAAGTTTCCAGCGTCTGCGCAAACTCATCCACCAAGGCTACGATGGGGATAGCG AGTTTTCTGAGCCGAGAGTACTTGAGCTATGGGATATGGCAAAGCGGTCAAATTTCTCAGATGATGAGCTGGATTCCATTAAG GAGGAGCTGAAACATTTTGAGACAAAGATTGAGAAGCACCAACATTATCAGGAGCAGCTGGATTTATCCCACCAAAAGCTTAAACATGTGGAATCTATTGGGGACAAGGAACATTTGTCTAGAAACAAAGAAAAGTATAAAATGCTGACAGAGAAGACTAAAGAACTCGGATACAAG GTAAAAAAGCATATGCAAGATCTTCTGGCTAGACTCTCAAGGGGAGGTCTGAACCACAATGAGTTATGA
- the lrpap1 gene encoding alpha-2-macroglobulin receptor-associated protein isoform X2 has translation MAELHSDLKIQEKDELHWKKLKVEGLDEDGEKEARLRQNLNVILTKYKLDGRKDPKPSESNYIRESDSKNDVFDDPKLEKLWNKATTSGKFNDEEVEKLRREFLHHQDKIEEYHILREAVSRSEDIRENVISPLESHMKEDLLHTKHAELKNKHRNVQESFQRLRKLIHQGYDGDSEFSEPRVLELWDMAKRSNFSDDELDSIKEELKHFETKIEKHQHYQEQLDLSHQKLKHVESIGDKEHLSRNKEKYKMLTEKTKELGYKVKKHMQDLLARLSRGGLNHNEL, from the exons ATGGCTGAGCTTCACAGTGACTTGAAGATCCAGGAGAAAGATGAACTGCACTGGAAGAAGTTAAAGGTCGAGGGTCTCGATGAGGAtggtgagaaggaagcaaggctGCGTCAAAACCTTAATG TCATCCTCACAAAGTACAAACTCGATGGGCGAAAGGATCCCAAGCCTTCAGAATCAAATTACATCAGAGAATCAGATTCTAAAAATGATGTATTTGATGATCCAAAACTAGAGAAGTTATGGAATAAG GCAACAACATCTGGAAAGTTTAATGATGAAGAAGTTGAAAAACTGCGGCGTGAAtttctccatcaccaggacaAGATTGAGGAGTATCACATCCTGAGAGAGGCTGTCAGCAGGAGTGAAG ATATACGTGAGAATGTGATCAGTCCTTTGGAATCCCATATGAAGGAAGATTTACTACACACCAAGCATGCAGAGTTAAAGAATAAGCACCGTAATGTCCAAGAAAGTTTCCAGCGTCTGCGCAAACTCATCCACCAAGGCTACGATGGGGATAGCG AGTTTTCTGAGCCGAGAGTACTTGAGCTATGGGATATGGCAAAGCGGTCAAATTTCTCAGATGATGAGCTGGATTCCATTAAG GAGGAGCTGAAACATTTTGAGACAAAGATTGAGAAGCACCAACATTATCAGGAGCAGCTGGATTTATCCCACCAAAAGCTTAAACATGTGGAATCTATTGGGGACAAGGAACATTTGTCTAGAAACAAAGAAAAGTATAAAATGCTGACAGAGAAGACTAAAGAACTCGGATACAAG GTAAAAAAGCATATGCAAGATCTTCTGGCTAGACTCTCAAGGGGAGGTCTGAACCACAATGAGTTATGA